The Sporichthyaceae bacterium genomic sequence TCGCGTCCTCGAGCTTGGCCATCCGTCGTGGCGAGAGGGCCCGGGCCATGACCGCCCGGTAGCGCGAGTGCTCGGGTGGATCGCAGTTCGACAGCGTGGGCAGCAGATGCAGATCGGCGAGGACCGCGGCAGCGTCCTCGTTCACCGGATAGAGAGTGCGCTGGGCCTCCACTGCCGAGTAGGTAGCGGGATCGGCGAGGACTTCCTCGATCTCGGCGTAACGGGTGATGACCCATCGATCCAGGACCGGTGCATACCAGATGGGTGCATCACGGTTCAGCCGCGCGAGCGTCGGATAGGGGTTGCGTAGGTAGCCCGGGCTGAGTGGATCGAAGTCGTGGGCGATCGGGCAGCCGGTCACCATCGTTTCGCGGCCGATCGTCACCGTTGTCTCCTCAGCCCGAGGTGTCCAGCAGCGTGCGCGCCACCCAGGCATTGGTCCAGGTCGCCATGGACAACGTAACCGTGTCCGCGCGCAGCCCCCGGCGCAGCGTCTCCACGCCGATCAGGTCATCCGGCGCGATATTGCCCAGGTTCGCCCCGGCGCCCAACCGTTCCACGAACCACGCCTGCTGGGCCTTGGTCGGGGCCTCGAAGATGATTCGGTCCGCGGGTACCGCCGCGAGTAGCGCCTCAATCAGCTCCTGGCGCGGCTCGCCCGCGGAGTCGTACACACCGACCGTGCCGGATTCGCGGCCCTCGGCGATCACGTACGCGGCACCCGCGTCCAGGTCGGCCTGCATGTCCTCGACCCAGATCTTCGGTTCGACAATGGCCGCACTGTCCTTGCAGCCCACCTCGGCCACCACCCGGAAGTCCGCGGACAGTTCCCGGATCAGCTTGCGCCGGCGACCGGCGCCGAGTTCCACGGTGCCGTCGGAGATCTCCACGGTGTCGAATCCGACCTTGCTGCACCAGGCCGCGAACTCGGGCACGCGGCCCTGACTGACCGCGAGTTCGAACAGCGTGCCGCCGGGCGAGACGTGCACCCCGAGCTCCCGGCAGCGGGCCGCCTTGGCCGCGGCCACCTTCTGCGGGGTGACGTAGGCGGTCCCCCAGCCCAGCTTGACGAAGTCGAGGTAGCCGCCGGCGATCTCCAACACCGAGGCCAACATCGCCTCGGGCAGCCCCTTGTCCAGCATGTGCGTGAGGCCGCTGCTGCGCGGCTTGCCGGACCGGATCGGCAGATCCAGGAAGTCGGGCACG encodes the following:
- a CDS encoding phosphosulfolactate synthase, which codes for MTDVPDFLDLPIRSGKPRSSGLTHMLDKGLPEAMLASVLEIAGGYLDFVKLGWGTAYVTPQKVAAAKAARCRELGVHVSPGGTLFELAVSQGRVPEFAAWCSKVGFDTVEISDGTVELGAGRRRKLIRELSADFRVVAEVGCKDSAAIVEPKIWVEDMQADLDAGAAYVIAEGRESGTVGVYDSAGEPRQELIEALLAAVPADRIIFEAPTKAQQAWFVERLGAGANLGNIAPDDLIGVETLRRGLRADTVTLSMATWTNAWVARTLLDTSG